Proteins encoded within one genomic window of Halocatena marina:
- a CDS encoding WD40 repeat domain-containing protein, translated as MILVGSDDGVYHISDVEMSTGGKATKTLDSERVMRLRQFEGVDGVFAATNTGLYRSLDGKQWTEIDTPHETVYAVAAVGDQLYIGTRPAHIYVTATASISPLASERVEWRELDGFQELPSRDEWRLPRHDSLAHVRDLCVDPAKSDRLIAGVEVGGVHISDDGGETWTERSGGVDDDIHELHVVGPGKYIAATGHGLYHTNDAGQTWTQLDHAGAQSYFRCAFSIDGVHYASGALSNSSTWDDDGANPALFAWSSDDSLDQIEIPRENETVTGMTNIGDDLIVATHRGNLFVRTATGWREGGTFPVLGPLTGRYTPVTSSVE; from the coding sequence ATGATCCTCGTTGGGAGCGACGACGGCGTGTATCACATCTCGGATGTTGAGATGTCGACTGGAGGCAAAGCAACGAAAACTCTCGATTCTGAACGGGTGATGCGTCTCCGACAGTTCGAGGGCGTTGATGGAGTATTTGCGGCCACGAACACCGGTCTCTATCGATCACTGGATGGAAAGCAGTGGACAGAAATCGATACACCTCACGAAACGGTGTACGCAGTCGCTGCGGTTGGTGATCAACTCTACATCGGAACGCGGCCTGCACACATCTACGTCACAGCCACAGCATCAATCTCCCCCCTCGCTTCTGAGCGTGTTGAATGGCGCGAACTCGATGGATTTCAGGAACTTCCATCGCGTGATGAGTGGCGACTCCCGCGTCACGACAGTCTTGCTCACGTTCGTGATCTCTGTGTTGATCCGGCGAAATCAGATCGACTCATCGCCGGTGTCGAAGTCGGTGGTGTCCACATCAGTGACGACGGCGGAGAAACGTGGACCGAGCGATCCGGTGGTGTCGATGACGACATTCACGAACTCCACGTTGTCGGTCCCGGAAAGTACATCGCGGCTACCGGTCACGGGCTCTATCACACGAATGATGCCGGTCAAACGTGGACACAACTCGATCACGCTGGCGCTCAGTCGTACTTTCGGTGCGCATTCTCGATCGATGGCGTTCACTACGCGTCCGGAGCGCTCTCGAACTCATCGACGTGGGATGACGATGGAGCTAATCCTGCACTATTCGCGTGGTCCAGCGATGATTCACTCGACCAGATCGAGATCCCCCGTGAGAACGAAACCGTCACGGGGATGACGAACATCGGTGACGACCTAATTGTTGCAACACACCGAGGAAACCTCTTCGTGCGGACGGCTACCGGGTGGAGAGAAGGAGGCACGTTCCCTGTTCTTGGGCCTCTCACAGGTCGGTACACTCCAGTCACGTCGTCCGTCGAATGA